A segment of the Rhodohalobacter barkolensis genome:
CCAAATAAAATTCTCGTGTTGCAATTCCGGCATTGGAAACCCCTACCCAATCAAACGACTTGAAATTATCCTTTGACGCTACAATAATTCCCCCGCTGATTCCTCTATTGTAAAGAGCATCCGTTAAAAAATCACCTTTGGTATTTCTGTTATCCTGAATGACGATACCCTGCGTAACGGCTTCAAAACCTTTTGGATAGCCCATAACATAAAGCACACTCCCCGATCTCAAATTTTCAGAAAATCCCATGGGGATTTCGAGTGGTGTCAGGTCTTCTGCAATATCTTTGAAATTTCTGAGATTGATACTGATTAAAGCCAGATCCTTTGACGTATCTTCCTGAAGAAGTGAATAAGTTGCCAGAGTTCTGTTTGTAAGAGCCACATTAGATTGACTCTGCTTCACCGCAATGGTTCTCACATATGTATTTTCCGGAATATCATCTCCGATTTTATAGCTGTACACCCGTTCAGGAAAATTGACCGTATGCGCACAGGTTAAAAGAATTCCCCTGTCCTCAGATTTCCTGATTACAATTGCACTGCCGGCCGAACTCTCCTCTACTATGGTTTGATCTACGGCAATATCAGCCGGGTTGATGGTATCCGCCTCGGCGGCGGTCATATTTACATTTTCATCAAGTATGTAGACCCGATATCGTGCTGTGGATGTAATTCGGATGATAGACTGCTGAATTTCTTTAATGTTGTCAGACACATCCACAATTGGATAACCCGAAGTATAAAGCGGATCCGTTACAGGTAAATCATCAATCTTAACCTGATAGGTTTGGGTGCAGGATCCAATGAAAGCCGCAATAAATACCAGAAAAAACAATCGGGTAAGATTTTTCATTATAGACCTGATATTGAAAGTTTATATCAATTTATTTCTTGT
Coding sequences within it:
- a CDS encoding S1 family peptidase translates to MKNLTRLFFLVFIAAFIGSCTQTYQVKIDDLPVTDPLYTSGYPIVDVSDNIKEIQQSIIRITSTARYRVYILDENVNMTAAEADTINPADIAVDQTIVEESSAGSAIVIRKSEDRGILLTCAHTVNFPERVYSYKIGDDIPENTYVRTIAVKQSQSNVALTNRTLATYSLLQEDTSKDLALISINLRNFKDIAEDLTPLEIPMGFSENLRSGSVLYVMGYPKGFEAVTQGIVIQDNRNTKGDFLTDALYNRGISGGIIVASKDNFKSFDWVGVSNAGIATREFYLVPEENQLDPDLSYQFYDGYIMAREIATLDYGLTQAISTQSIREFLSENRRVLRELDKSYRMIYGTN